The Pseudodesulfovibrio cashew genomic sequence TCGTCAGTCGCATCTCCTCTCCGATGGTAATCGTTCAAAGAAAAAAACGCCTCTTGAGCCGGAACCCGCCACATAATCCGCCCTCGACAGGCTCAGCACCACCACTCCGGGATACGTTCCCGGGCCTTCCACCGTCACGCAGGTTCATGGCACGGAGCATCTCGCTCCCACCGGATGAACCGGGAAGCCGGACAGTCCAGCCCGCCCCAAAAACAGGGAACCCCCGTAAAACGGTAGGAAAACGACACTGCCGTTTCTCCGCCGCACCGGGAGTCTTGACGGGAAGCCCTGCCACAACTCCTTAAATAGACTAATCCTTTTCCATTCATGAAAAACGATTCGTTTGGGAGGGAAATTAGCACAAAAAAAAGGCCGCGACAACTGACGCGGCCAAAAAGAAAAAATGGATGATTCCGGTCTGAATTAGCTGGATTTCCGGCTCTTCATATATGCGGCAACGCCGAACAGGCCGAAGATATAGCCGATGCCCGCCATGATGTCCGAGACAGTGGGACCGCTCTGATTCATGTCGGCCAGCATGCGCTTGACCGGAGCCAGTTCCTTGCGCACCACGGCCTCGACCTCGGCCACGCCGACCCCGCCGGACATCGGAGCCGCCACCTTGGCCGGGGCCGCCTCGACCGGCTCGGCCGCTTCAATCGCGGAAGGGGCCGCGTCCGCGCTGCCGTACTCGGCATACTTCACGGTCCACTCGGTCTGGTGGCCCTCTCCGGCCTTGAGCCGCAGGAGCAGGTCCATGTGCCCTTCCCTGGCCTTGGCCGGAATGGGGAACGCAAAGAGGCCGTCCTTGTCGGTCGTGCCGGTCAGAAGCACCTGGCCGGTGGCCGCGTCCAGCACCTCGACGGTACCGCCCTGGACCCGCTTGGTGCGACTGTACCCGGAGTCCGAAACCACGGTGTCTCCGTCAACGTAAGCAAAGATATTGACCTTGTGGGCGTGGGAGGCTGCGGCCAGCACCAGGGTCGCGGCCAGGGCCAGACAAGTTGCGAGAATGAGTCGTTGCATGAGGAGTCCTTGCGTCAGTTGGAGGATACGGCCACGGTTTCCGGCTTGACCCGGGCCAGGAACGTATAGGCGAAACCGGTGATCACGCCTTCCACGACCATGATGGGCAGGTGCGCGGCCAACAGGGCCTGGGCCGCGCCTATGAACGCGTCGCCGGACAGGGCCAAGGAGCCGGCAGTGAGCAGCGCGCTGAAGAGCATGGCGCAGAATCCGCAGGCAAAGGCGGCGGCGAAACGGCTACCGGTCCCCCGGCTCAGCAGGGGCCTGAACACGAAATGGCAGAGCACGGCGGGCGCGGCCATGTTGAAGCAGTTGACCCCGAGCACGGTCAGACCGCCGTACTGGAACAAAACCGCCTGCAACACCAGCCCCACCAGGATGGAGGGAAACGCGGCCCAGCCCAGAATGACCCCGAGCAGACCGTTGAGGATCAGGTGCGCGTTGGACACGCCGATGGGCACATGCACCAGCGAAGCCACGAAAAACGCCGCCGACAGGATGGCCACGGTCATGATCCGGTCATAATCGATCTTTTTCAGCCCGATGGCAGTGCCGGTCACGGTCAAGGCCGCCCCGGCCAGCAACACCGGCCCGGACAACACTCCTTCCGAAATATGCATGAGCCCTTCCCCTCGCTGGTTCGGCCATCATCCGGCAACTCGCACGGATTAAGACCGAATTCGTGTGAACAAATTGGAATCCGTATACACCCTGTAATCAGACTTTACAAGGGGTGTTTACTGTTGGGTACGGGATATAGCGGCAGGAGTGATAGTGTTGCCGAGTTACCGGGGATCAATCAAAGTCGGCAAGGAGCGCGCTGACCTGCACACCCGCGATGACCGGGGTCTCGTTGTAGCGCATGCGGATGCGGTAGAGGGCGTGGTGCAGCTGGTCGGACGAGATGCCGTTCTTCAGGGCGGTGTGGGCCTCGATGTAGGCGGCCAGGGAATCGCAGACCTTGAGCAGCGGTCCGTCCTTGGGGTCCAGGGAATCCCGGTTGGCCTCGCCGCAGAGCTGCTCCTCGGAGGCCTCGAGCACCTCGCCGTCCCGCATGAAAGTGGCCTTGAACTCGCTGCCAACCTCCAGGCCGAGAAAATATTCCAGGCGGTCCGCGATCTCCGCGTAGCCGCCCTCCTTGAGGGGGGCGAGGACAACCCGGTTGAGTTCCCGGATTTCATATTCGTGGATCAGATCGGCAATCTCGCGCGACGCGCCCTTGACCGGGGAGATGATGTCCCGGGTGAGCAGCTCGGGCAGGTCGTGGAACAGCCCGGAAAAGAAATTGTTCTGGCGGCGGGCGCGGCAGGCCCCCACTTCGGTGCTGAAAAACCAGGAATAGGCTGCCACGATGAACATGTGCCCCAGCACCGAGGTCTCGGGCACGCGCGGGGTCTGGGACCACCGCTTCTGGAAACGCAGCCTGCCGCACATGCGGGCAAAGCGTCCGAGCACGTTGTTGTCCTCGTCCAGGAGTTCGCCGACCCCGTTAAGGTCGCGCATGGCCTCCAGCCGGTCCACAAAGCTGGCCTCGATCTCTGTCAGCTCGTGGTCCATACGGTTGATGGACTTGAGCAGCTTGAACTCCGAGTAGCTGGCGTAGAGGTGCGCGGCGTGCAGGATGCGCCGGGCTAGCCCCTTGTCCTCGGGCTGCATGAGGTACTCGCCCATGCGGTCCATGAACTCCTGCCCCAGGGGCATGATCCGTGGGCGCAGCTCATTCAGGACCCAGTTGGTAAGCGTCCGGTAATCCTCCGGGTTCTCCTTGATCCGATAGAACACCGGCGGCTTGATGTCGGTGATGACCAGCCGGTAGAGGTAGTCGAAGAGGCCGCCCTCGACGATGGCCTCGCCGAGTGCGCGCTTCCGCGCCACCTCCATGTCGCCCGAATTGAGCAGGAACAACAACCAGGCCACGATCATCTTGTGCGCCTGCTTGTCGACCTCGACCAGCTCCATGGGGCGGAGCTTGTCGTTCCACCGCTTCATGAAGGCGCCGGAAAAAAGGAGCTCCAGCAGGCTTTTTCGAATGATCACTGACATGATGGGCTGACAGTGCCGAAATTACGGAAGATTGGCAACATGGGTTTGCCTCGGGGAAAAAAACGGGGGCCGCGAAAAACGCAGCCCCCGGGTGATTCCGTCAGGATATCTCCGCCTAGTGCAGCGCGGCGCGGGTCTCCTTGGGCTTGGAGATGACCACCATGTTGCGGCCGTTGTGCTTGGCTTCATAGAGCGCCTTGTCCGCCTTGAGGATCAGGTCCTCATCCTTGGACAGGGCACCGCCCTCCACGCTGGCCACGCCGATGGAGGCCGTGACCGTGAAGTCGTGGCCGTCGAAATGGAAGCTGCACGTCTGGATGGCTTCGCGTACGCGCTCGGCCAGGGTCCAGGCGTCCCGCTCGGCGGTGTGAGGCAGGAGCACGACGAACTCTTCGCCGCCGTATCTGGCGGGCAGGTCGGTGGTGCGGAAAGTGGTGGTCAGGATTTCACCCACCTTGCGCAGGACCATATCGCCCGCCTTGTGGCCGTAGGTGTCGTTGACCTGCTTGAAGTGGTCGAGGTCGACCATGAGCAGGGAAAGATCGTGGTTGTAGCGGCGGCGACGCTTGATCTCGTAGATCAGCCGCTCCTCGAAGGAGTGGCGATTGTAGATGCGGGTCAGGCCGTCGCGGTCGGCGCGCAGCTTCACTTCCTTGAAGGTCATGCCGTTACGCAGGGCCAGGCCGAGGTGAGTGATGGCGGAACGGAAGGTTTCCACCTGGTCCTTGCCGAGACGATAGGAGGACTCGCACAGGAGCATGAGACAGCCGAAGGTGTCCTGCCCGGCGCTCAGGGGCATGGTCACCAGCCGCCCGTCCGCCGGGGTCTGGGAATACTCGGGTCGCCTGAGGGACTCGGCGTGGACCACCTGGAAGCTGTTGACCGACCCGCCGCCCATGTCGGTTGCGGCGGCCATAAGCCTCTCCACCCACAGGGACTCGGTTTCAGGGGGCATGGCCCCGTTGAGAAAGATTTCCACGTCGGCCACATCGGACTCCTGCTGACGGGTCCAGAAAGCGGCATGCAACTGCTTGATGGGCAGGAGCAGGCTCAGGGTCTCCTTGGCGTTGAGCAGGATCACGGCCGGGTCCAGGCTCTCGGTAGCCGAGGCCAGGATCTTGTTCAGGAACAGGAGTTGGTCGGTCTTGCGTGCAAGCAGTTCCCGCTCGAGCAGGATCTCCTCGGTCATCCGGTAGATGTCCGAGTACATGCTCTTTACTTCCCTGGCGCGGAAGACCGCGTCCTGAACCTTGGGCCGGGTCAGGGGCGTGCGGACCACGGTCAGGAAGCCGTCGGCCAGAACCTGTTCCATTTCCAGGTCTTTTTCTCCCTGGTCCTGGATCAGGATACGCTGGGTCTCCTCACGGCTGCGGCATTCTTCCCGTTGATGCTCCGGCATGGCGGACCAGACCGACCACGGAATCCAGGCCATGGCAGGCTGTTCACCGTCCGTGTCGGCATCGGGCCAGGAGAATGCCCCGGCAGGAAAGTTGCGGACGTAAAATCCGGGACCCACGCCTGTTTCCACCTGGAGCTTGAGTTCGTCGCTCAATCCCAGGCCCCACATGAGTTCGGGCCGTTTGCCCCGCTGTATAGTCTTCTTTCGCATGGTTGCGGCTCCTCAGAGAGTCAAAAAGATGACACTTCCTTGTGTCCACTGGGATGATGAGCAAGATGGAGGCCAATGCTGCAGATGCGAGGCGATACAAGCGATAATCCTTCCCAGTTACTCTGAATCACGAACCATTTTTTTTGACCATTCATCTAAACGGCCTATCCGACCCGGCAAAATGTACCGTCCGTTTTCCGCCAAACCCATTGACAAAACGGCCCGTTGCGGTGTTGACCTAGGTATGTCCGAAACAAAGCGCATCTGGGGAACCCTGGACCCCTTTTTCGAGCCAGGCCCGGTGCTGGGCCGCAGGGTGGCCAATGTCCGCTTTCTGCACGCCCTGCTTGAGCGGGATCCGTTCGCCGAATATCATTTCTTCCTGGCAGACAGAGGCCAGACCGATTCCCTGCGCCGCCACCTGGAAGGGACAGGATTGCCGGGTACGGCCCGCTGCCGGTATTTCGACCGGAGGGAGCTGCCCTCCCGGCTGGAGGAGACAGACTACCACTGCTTTCACCTCTCGGACTGCATCACCACACAGCCCGCCCTGGCCCGGCTGCGCAACCGGCACAGCCGGGAGATCTTTCCGGTCACGGGCACTATCCACTCCCTGAGCTACGCCAACTACGGCGCCCCATTCCTGCGTCACCTCTGGCCCGGGGCCACGGGCAGGGACGCCATCGTCTGCTCCTCGGGCCCGGGAAGACGGGTGGTGGAGAACCTGTTCTGCTGGCTGCGCGAGTCCTTCGACCTGCCCCCGGAGACCCCGGCCCCGACCCTGGCGCACGTCCCTCTCGGCGTGGACACGGACGCGCTCACGCCCGGCGAGAACCGGACGGACGGTGGGCCTGTGCGACTGCTGGTCTTCGGGCGTATCTCCCATCATTCAAAGATGGACCTGCTGCCCCTGGTGCGCGCCCTGCACCGACTGGTCTCGGACGGTCTGGACCCGACCTCGGTGGAACTGGTGCTGGCGGGATGGGGCGACGATAACGACGATTTCCTGCCAACGCTCAAGGACTATGTGGCCAACGTGGGCGTCGGCCTGACCGTGGCGCTGCGTCCCACGGAAGCGGAAAAGACGGCCCTGTTCCGGTCCGCCGACATCTTCGTCTCCATCGCGGACAATCCCCAGGAGACCTTCGGCATCACCCTGGCCGAGGCCGGGGCCTTCGGCCTGCCCTGCGTGGCCTCGGAGTACGACGGCTACCGCGACATCGTGGTCCCCGGAGAGACCGGACTGCTGGTGCCGACCGTGGGGCCGGACGCCACCCCGGACGTGGACGAACTGGCCCCGCTGCTCTTCGACAACCAGTACCACCTGCTGCTCTCCCAGCGCACCGCCGTGGAGATTCCGGCCCTGGCCGAGGCGCTGGGAAGGCTCATCGCCTCGCCGGCCCTTCGCCGCGACATGGGCAGGGCCGCCCGGACGCGGGTGGAGAAACGCTTCTCCTGGGCCACGGTCATCGAGCAGTACCTCGCCCTCTGGAACGACCTGTGGGCTCACCCCACCGACGCGGACGCTCTGCGGGAAACCGATCATCCCATGGACATGCCCTACGGACGCCTTTTCGGCCACTACACCAGCCGCGTCCTCGGCCCGGACACGGTACTCAAGGCCGGACGCACGGGCGACGCCTTCTACCGCGGCAAGGATTTTCCCACCCTCTATTCCGGCATGACCATGACCATTGATCCGGAGATCGCCAGAAAACTGGTTTTTCTCGCCCGCAAACCCATTGACAGTAGGACACTGATGGGGAAGCTTATGCGGGTCGAGCCCAGCCTCGACGCAAACGTCGTTACAAATCATCTGCTCTGGTCCCTCAAGCACGACATACTGGAGCGAGTAGAATAACCACGCCCCTCCCGCCCGCTGCCAGGCAAGCCTTCGGGCTGCGGCACACGCGGGCATCGCCCCTGCGGCAATCCGGGGAAGGGGTGGCGGCCCGAAAGACATGAACGGAGACCCTCTTACGAGAGGCGTTTCGTTTTTCCGGCCGCCGGAGACAGCAGTTATGAAAGCGCTGAGAGCGGCGCGAATGGAACGGTGCATCGGCTGCCATTCGTGTTCGTTGGCCTGTTCGCGACAGGTCCACCATTTTCTCTCCTGGAACAGGGCGGGTATCCGCATTGCCTCGGCGGGCGGTCTGTCCACCGGATTCGAGGCCAAGGTCTGTCTGGCCTGCCACCCGGCCCCGTGCGCCGAAGCGTGTCCCTCGGGTGCGCTCGTCCAACGCAGGGACGGAGGCGTGATGCAAAAGAAATCTCTCTGTGTCCGCTGCGGTCTGTGCGCCGAGGCGTGCCCCGTAGACGCCATCTACCTGGACAGCGAGAACAATCCCTACGTCTGCATTCACTGCGGGCAGTGCGTGGCGTTCTGTCCGCACAACTGCCTGGAGATGGCCGATCTTTCACCGCGTGAAAAGGACGGGGAGGCTGACCATGATTAGGGATTTCTTCCGCGTCATGGTCGTGGACCTGTCCAGCGGCGCCACACGCATCGCCGAGCACACGGGAAGAGCCGAATTTCTGGGCGGTTCGGGACTGGCCGCGCTCCTGTTCGAGACGTACGGCCACATGGACCGGAGCTGGGACGACCCGGACCAGCCGCTGATCTTCGCCATCGGCCCGCTGACCGGTTACTACCCGCTGATGTCCAAGACCTGCTGCGCCTTTCGCTCGCCCTACCATGATGAATATACCGAGAGCTACGCGGGCGGGAAATCCGCCCTGTCCCTCAGGTTCGCCGACCTTGACGCCTTGGTGGTGACCGGCAGGGCACCCCGCCTGACCGCCCTGTGCGTGGGCTCTGGCGGTACGGACCTGCGCGACGTGGAATTCCTGCGCGGCTTCGACGCCCTCCAGACCGGGCGAGTGCTGCGCAAGATGTTCCCCGGCGCGGGCAGGCGCTCCATCCTGCGCATCGGCCCGGCCGGCGAAAACCTCTCGGCCTACGCCTGCATCAACGTGGATACCTTCCGCCACTTCGGGCGCATGGGCGGCGGCACGGTGATGGGCGCGAAAAATCTCAAGGGCATCTGCATCCTGGGCGATCAGGGCTTCCCATTGCCCGAGGGCAAGGCCTATCCGAAGCTCTACCGGCGCATCTTTGAGCAACTGACCACAACCGAGATGATGGCCAAGTACCACGGCGTGGGCACGGCCATAAACATCAACCCGCTCAACGGGCTCAAGTCCCTGCCCTGGCGCAATCTTCAGGCCACGGCCGCCCCGGCGGCAGAGGCCATCTCCGGCGAGCGGTTCGCGGACGACGTCCTGCTGCGCAACGCGGCCTGCGCCGGGTGTCCGGTGGGCTGCATCCACATCGGATTCGTGCGCGAGCGGTTCCAGGCCAACAACCAGTATCTCTACCGCCAGGTGGGCTACGACTACGAGCCCATCTATTCCTGTGGCGGCATGCTCGAGGTCACGGACCCCAGCCAGGTCCTGCGCATCCTCGATGTCATCGAGAAGGAGGGGCTGGACTGCATGTCTGCTGGTGTGGCCCTGGCCTGGGCCACGGAGGCTCTGGAGAAGGGCGTGGTCAGCAAAGGGGAAACCCTGCTCGACTTCGCCTGGGGCGACGCCGAGACCTACATGCGCGGGGTGGAGCTGATAAGCCGCCCGCCCAACGAGTTCTATCGCCAGCTGGCCCAGGGCACCCTCAAATGCGCAGCCCGCTTCGGCGGAGAGGATTTCGCCTGCGTCCTCGGCCAGGAGATGGCCGGCTACGCCACGGGCGAGGTCTTTTTCGTGTCCGAAGGGCTCGGCTTCCGCCACTCCCACCTGGACGCGGGCGGCTACGCCTGGGACCAGAAGCACGACGAAAAGGACGTGGACAAGGCCCTGGAGTTTCTGATCGAGGATAGCCGCAAGCGCATCGTGGTCAACTGCATGGTGGGCTGCCTGTTCTCTCGCGGAGTCTACACCGAAGACTTGCTGGCCGAAGCCCTGGACGCAGTGGGCCACACCGGGTTCGGCAGCTCCCTCTCCGCCATCGGCGAACGTGTCCAACGCCTCCGCTGGCGCCTGCGCGTCCGCATGGGCTACGACCCCCGCCAGGTGAAAATTCCCAAGCGATACACCGAGCTGACCACCTGGAAAGGCCCCATCGACACGGACTATCTCGAGGCCCTGCGTACCGAATACGCCGCCCGAATCCTCTCCATGGCCGCCCCGGCTCCCGGCTCCGAATAACCCCAATGCAGGAAAAATCCGAATTCGGGCAAAAAAGGACTTGCCAACACCCTCTCGTTTCGGTAATTACTCCCTCTCACCGGCGCTCAGGTAGCTCAGTCGGTAGAGCAGGGGACTGAAAATCCCCGTGTCGGCAGTTCAATTCTGTCCCTGAGCACCATTGAAGATCAAGCCCTTACGGAGAATCCTTCGTAAGGGCTTTTTCTTTGCGTATATCAATCCCATCAGCCCTCTCTGCTGTGCCCATTTTATTGGTATGGGACAACTGCTTTTCAGCCGGCTTTCCGAACGACTCGTGTGAGGAAAGGCCGTCGCAAGCGCTTGGCGTACAGCTTCAACAGCGCTTTGGATATCGTCTCCAAAAAAAAGGGCGCACCGGATAATCCGGTGCGCCCTAATTACTGGCACAGGTGGGTTACGGCGTTTCCTGCCCGTTACCGATGAGGAACGGAGCCTAGGCCGAGCCCTCCCCGCTTCCGGGGGTTTCGGGTTCGTCCCAGTCCACCGGGGGCTTGTACTTGAAGACCTTCCTCAGGCCCACGTAGAGCAGCGGGATGAAGAAAACGCCCAGCACGGTGGCCGAGAGCATGCCGCCCATGACGCCGATACCGACGGAGTTCTGCGCGCCGGAACCGGCTCCCGAGGCCACGGCCAGGGGGAGAACGCCGAGGATGAAGGCGAACGAGGTCATCAGGATCGGGCGCAGACGCAGCCGGGCCGCCTTGAGGGTGGCCTTGATGACGTCCAGGCCGGCGGCCTGCTCCGCCACGGCGAACTCCACGATGAGGATGGCGTTCTTGGCAGTCAGGCCGATGGTCGTCAGCAGGCCGACCTTGAAGTAGACGTCGTTGCTTTGCCCGAAGGTGCTCGCCGCCAGCAGCGCGCCGAAGATGCCGATGGGCACGGCCATGATGACCGCGAACGGGATGGACCAACTCTCATACAGAGCGGCCAGACAGAGGAAGACAACCAGCACCGAGATGGCATAGAGCGGCGCGGCCTGGTTACCGGAGAGTTCCTCCTGGGCGGAGAGGCCCGTCCAGGACATGGCATAGCCGGGCGGAAGCTGGGCGACCAGCCGCCGGACCTCGGCCATGGCGTCGCCGGAGCTGACCCCCTGGGCGGCCTGGCCCTGAATCTCCAGGGCGGAGGAACCGTTGTAACGCTCAAGGCGCGGGGAGTCGTAGGTCCAGCGCCCATTGGCAAAGGAGGCGAAGGGAACCATGCCGCCCTTGTCGTTACGCACGAACCAGCGGTTCACGTCCTCGGGCTGCATGCGGAAGCCCTTGTCTCCCTGCAGGTAGACCGGCTTGACGCGGCCTCGGTCGATGAAGTCGTTGACGTAGTCACTGCCCCAGGCCGTGGACAGGGTGGTGTTGATATCCGAGAAGGAGAGCCCGAACGCACTGGCCTTCTCCTGGTCGATGTCGATGTGATACTGGGGCTCATCCTCCTGCCCGTTGGGCCGGGTGTTTGCCAGTAGCGGACTCTTGGCGGCCATGCCCAGGAACTGGTTGCGCACGGCCATGAGCTGCTGATGTCCGGCACCGTTGATGTCCCGCAGGTAGAAGTCGAAGCCGTTGGAGTTGCCCATCCCATGAATGGCGGGCGGAGCAAGGCAGAAGATCCGGGCCTCACGGTTTCTGAAGAATGCG encodes the following:
- a CDS encoding GGDEF domain-containing protein, with protein sequence MRKKTIQRGKRPELMWGLGLSDELKLQVETGVGPGFYVRNFPAGAFSWPDADTDGEQPAMAWIPWSVWSAMPEHQREECRSREETQRILIQDQGEKDLEMEQVLADGFLTVVRTPLTRPKVQDAVFRAREVKSMYSDIYRMTEEILLERELLARKTDQLLFLNKILASATESLDPAVILLNAKETLSLLLPIKQLHAAFWTRQQESDVADVEIFLNGAMPPETESLWVERLMAAATDMGGGSVNSFQVVHAESLRRPEYSQTPADGRLVTMPLSAGQDTFGCLMLLCESSYRLGKDQVETFRSAITHLGLALRNGMTFKEVKLRADRDGLTRIYNRHSFEERLIYEIKRRRRYNHDLSLLMVDLDHFKQVNDTYGHKAGDMVLRKVGEILTTTFRTTDLPARYGGEEFVVLLPHTAERDAWTLAERVREAIQTCSFHFDGHDFTVTASIGVASVEGGALSKDEDLILKADKALYEAKHNGRNMVVISKPKETRAALH
- a CDS encoding aldehyde ferredoxin oxidoreductase N-terminal domain-containing protein, yielding MIRDFFRVMVVDLSSGATRIAEHTGRAEFLGGSGLAALLFETYGHMDRSWDDPDQPLIFAIGPLTGYYPLMSKTCCAFRSPYHDEYTESYAGGKSALSLRFADLDALVVTGRAPRLTALCVGSGGTDLRDVEFLRGFDALQTGRVLRKMFPGAGRRSILRIGPAGENLSAYACINVDTFRHFGRMGGGTVMGAKNLKGICILGDQGFPLPEGKAYPKLYRRIFEQLTTTEMMAKYHGVGTAININPLNGLKSLPWRNLQATAAPAAEAISGERFADDVLLRNAACAGCPVGCIHIGFVRERFQANNQYLYRQVGYDYEPIYSCGGMLEVTDPSQVLRILDVIEKEGLDCMSAGVALAWATEALEKGVVSKGETLLDFAWGDAETYMRGVELISRPPNEFYRQLAQGTLKCAARFGGEDFACVLGQEMAGYATGEVFFVSEGLGFRHSHLDAGGYAWDQKHDEKDVDKALEFLIEDSRKRIVVNCMVGCLFSRGVYTEDLLAEALDAVGHTGFGSSLSAIGERVQRLRWRLRVRMGYDPRQVKIPKRYTELTTWKGPIDTDYLEALRTEYAARILSMAAPAPGSE
- the cbiM gene encoding cobalt transporter CbiM, encoding MHISEGVLSGPVLLAGAALTVTGTAIGLKKIDYDRIMTVAILSAAFFVASLVHVPIGVSNAHLILNGLLGVILGWAAFPSILVGLVLQAVLFQYGGLTVLGVNCFNMAAPAVLCHFVFRPLLSRGTGSRFAAAFACGFCAMLFSALLTAGSLALSGDAFIGAAQALLAAHLPIMVVEGVITGFAYTFLARVKPETVAVSSN
- a CDS encoding 4Fe-4S binding protein, whose product is MKALRAARMERCIGCHSCSLACSRQVHHFLSWNRAGIRIASAGGLSTGFEAKVCLACHPAPCAEACPSGALVQRRDGGVMQKKSLCVRCGLCAEACPVDAIYLDSENNPYVCIHCGQCVAFCPHNCLEMADLSPREKDGEADHD
- a CDS encoding HD domain-containing protein codes for the protein MSVIIRKSLLELLFSGAFMKRWNDKLRPMELVEVDKQAHKMIVAWLLFLLNSGDMEVARKRALGEAIVEGGLFDYLYRLVITDIKPPVFYRIKENPEDYRTLTNWVLNELRPRIMPLGQEFMDRMGEYLMQPEDKGLARRILHAAHLYASYSEFKLLKSINRMDHELTEIEASFVDRLEAMRDLNGVGELLDEDNNVLGRFARMCGRLRFQKRWSQTPRVPETSVLGHMFIVAAYSWFFSTEVGACRARRQNNFFSGLFHDLPELLTRDIISPVKGASREIADLIHEYEIRELNRVVLAPLKEGGYAEIADRLEYFLGLEVGSEFKATFMRDGEVLEASEEQLCGEANRDSLDPKDGPLLKVCDSLAAYIEAHTALKNGISSDQLHHALYRIRMRYNETPVIAGVQVSALLADFD
- a CDS encoding glycosyltransferase family 4 protein, producing the protein MSETKRIWGTLDPFFEPGPVLGRRVANVRFLHALLERDPFAEYHFFLADRGQTDSLRRHLEGTGLPGTARCRYFDRRELPSRLEETDYHCFHLSDCITTQPALARLRNRHSREIFPVTGTIHSLSYANYGAPFLRHLWPGATGRDAIVCSSGPGRRVVENLFCWLRESFDLPPETPAPTLAHVPLGVDTDALTPGENRTDGGPVRLLVFGRISHHSKMDLLPLVRALHRLVSDGLDPTSVELVLAGWGDDNDDFLPTLKDYVANVGVGLTVALRPTEAEKTALFRSADIFVSIADNPQETFGITLAEAGAFGLPCVASEYDGYRDIVVPGETGLLVPTVGPDATPDVDELAPLLFDNQYHLLLSQRTAVEIPALAEALGRLIASPALRRDMGRAARTRVEKRFSWATVIEQYLALWNDLWAHPTDADALRETDHPMDMPYGRLFGHYTSRVLGPDTVLKAGRTGDAFYRGKDFPTLYSGMTMTIDPEIARKLVFLARKPIDSRTLMGKLMRVEPSLDANVVTNHLLWSLKHDILERVE